One region of Natronorubrum aibiense genomic DNA includes:
- a CDS encoding glycosyl hydrolase family 18 protein, translated as MRQSRRSILRTTSILAAALASSGTATGTTESYPSWDDTAAYTDGDRVVHDGTVWEAQWWTRGDEPDDTASVWNRLGSVDGQSEYPAWTPDGVYRAGNRVVHDGTVWEAQWWTSGDDPSSSPSWGPWERVDRDDDEQRNDEPAPPAAPTDLVVTNVGPSSVSLAWNHDFEESIASYRVYRDTGTEVTADSDHLIGDPEDTTYTDSGLESGVSYTYTVTAVDGDDVEGPTSSETTVETDPEDDVTDSETPVIGYYTSWSRYDRNYFPEDVPFDRLTHVNYAFLDVQSDGEVVLADPAGDQQNLEAFRALKADHPDTKLLLSIGGWTLSENFSDGASTQQNRERFARSAIELLRQYNFDGLDIDWEYPTGGGQAGNTERPSDPENFILLLEELRTQLDDAGREDDCSYELTVAVGGGKRHVDGLDTDAMNDYVDYVTVMTYDYVGTWSSTTGFNAPLYRPSGGTESGSVDDSMRYWSASGIDDDKLILGLAFYSRGFASVPDRNNGLHQPFSGTPSGGWAEPGMADYQYVESELLSDSSYQSYWHDEAKVPWVYSPEEQVMVTYDGPRSIALKTEYAIEEAYGGVMCWELYGDRTGVLLEAVHDEL; from the coding sequence ATGAGACAATCACGACGTAGTATCCTTCGAACGACGTCGATACTCGCTGCTGCGCTTGCGAGTTCGGGAACAGCAACTGGGACGACGGAGTCGTATCCGTCCTGGGATGATACGGCAGCCTATACGGACGGCGATCGGGTCGTTCACGACGGCACGGTCTGGGAGGCACAGTGGTGGACGCGCGGTGACGAACCCGATGACACGGCGAGCGTCTGGAACCGTCTCGGCTCGGTCGACGGGCAATCCGAGTACCCCGCGTGGACCCCCGATGGAGTCTATCGAGCCGGCAATCGGGTCGTTCACGACGGCACGGTCTGGGAGGCACAGTGGTGGACGAGTGGGGATGACCCATCCTCGAGTCCATCCTGGGGGCCGTGGGAACGAGTCGACCGTGACGACGATGAACAGCGCAACGACGAGCCAGCACCGCCGGCCGCACCGACCGATCTGGTCGTCACGAACGTCGGCCCGTCGTCCGTTTCGCTCGCGTGGAACCACGATTTCGAGGAATCGATCGCGTCGTATCGGGTGTACCGAGACACGGGCACGGAGGTTACAGCAGACAGTGATCACCTGATCGGTGACCCCGAAGACACCACGTACACCGACTCCGGCCTCGAGTCGGGGGTCTCCTATACATACACAGTAACTGCCGTCGACGGAGACGATGTGGAAGGACCGACGTCGTCGGAAACGACGGTAGAAACGGACCCGGAAGATGACGTGACAGACTCCGAAACACCCGTTATCGGGTACTATACGTCGTGGTCCAGATATGATCGAAACTACTTCCCCGAGGACGTTCCGTTCGATCGACTCACACACGTCAACTACGCGTTCCTCGACGTGCAGTCGGACGGCGAAGTCGTGCTGGCCGATCCAGCGGGTGACCAACAGAACCTGGAGGCGTTCCGAGCGCTCAAAGCGGACCATCCCGACACGAAGCTGCTGCTCTCGATCGGCGGCTGGACGCTCTCGGAGAACTTCTCGGATGGCGCATCCACCCAGCAGAACCGCGAGCGGTTCGCCCGAAGCGCCATCGAACTGCTCCGACAGTACAATTTCGACGGCCTCGACATCGACTGGGAGTATCCGACGGGGGGCGGGCAGGCCGGAAACACCGAACGACCTTCCGATCCGGAGAACTTCATCTTGCTTCTCGAGGAGCTTCGAACGCAACTCGACGACGCGGGACGCGAGGACGACTGTAGCTACGAACTGACGGTCGCGGTCGGCGGCGGAAAACGACACGTCGACGGACTCGACACGGACGCGATGAACGACTACGTCGACTACGTTACCGTCATGACGTACGACTACGTCGGTACGTGGAGTTCGACGACGGGTTTCAACGCGCCGCTCTATCGGCCCTCCGGCGGCACCGAATCCGGAAGCGTCGACGACTCGATGCGCTACTGGTCGGCGTCGGGAATCGACGACGACAAGCTGATCCTCGGACTGGCCTTCTACAGCCGTGGGTTCGCGTCGGTTCCCGACCGGAACAACGGACTCCATCAACCGTTCTCCGGGACGCCAAGTGGCGGCTGGGCCGAGCCGGGGATGGCCGACTACCAGTACGTCGAGTCCGAGTTACTGTCGGATTCGAGCTACCAGTCGTACTGGCACGACGAGGCGAAGGTCCCCTGGGTGTACTCTCCGGAAGAGCAAGTAATGGTCACCTACGACGGTCCCAGATCCATCGCTCTCAAGACCGAGTACGCCATCGAAGAGGCGTACGGCGGTGTGATGTGCTGGGAACTGTACGGTGATCGAACCGGGGTATTGCTCGAGGCGGTTCACGACGAACTGTGA
- a CDS encoding DMT family transporter — translation MSRYRNFGLFLALAAIWGSAFVAISAGLEYLPPVLFAALRYDIAGLVMLAYAAYAVDDWYPRRRGEWGLVAVGATLLIAAYHVFLFVGQQNTTAAAAAIVVSLSPVLTTGFARVLVPADALSPLGVGGLLVGLVGVGVIAQPDPSNLLTADVIATFLVFCAAAAFALGSVLTRRIDASLPIETMEAWSMLGGAVLMHGVSLALREPFEPSVWTHPEAIGALGYLALVASALGFLLYFDLLERLGAVEINMVSYVAPVFAALIGWLYLGEVIDVTTAVGFGFIAVGFVLVKRDALRKEFSHLRRRPSEE, via the coding sequence GTGAGTCGCTATCGAAATTTCGGACTCTTTCTGGCACTCGCTGCGATCTGGGGCTCTGCGTTCGTCGCGATCAGCGCGGGCCTCGAGTACCTTCCACCCGTCCTGTTTGCTGCCTTGCGATACGACATCGCGGGCCTCGTGATGCTCGCATACGCAGCCTACGCCGTCGACGACTGGTACCCGCGACGCCGCGGTGAGTGGGGATTGGTCGCCGTCGGTGCAACGCTGCTGATCGCAGCCTATCACGTCTTTCTGTTCGTTGGCCAACAGAACACGACGGCAGCGGCGGCCGCGATCGTCGTGAGTCTCTCACCGGTCTTGACAACCGGATTCGCTCGAGTGCTCGTCCCGGCTGATGCACTGTCTCCCCTCGGGGTCGGTGGCTTACTCGTCGGACTCGTCGGCGTCGGCGTGATCGCCCAACCCGATCCGTCGAACCTGCTCACCGCAGACGTCATCGCCACGTTTCTGGTCTTCTGTGCAGCTGCCGCGTTCGCCCTCGGGAGCGTCCTCACCCGGCGGATCGACGCCTCGCTTCCGATCGAGACGATGGAAGCGTGGTCGATGCTCGGCGGTGCCGTCCTGATGCACGGCGTGAGTCTCGCCCTGCGCGAACCGTTCGAGCCATCGGTGTGGACACATCCCGAAGCGATCGGTGCACTCGGCTACCTCGCGCTGGTGGCAAGTGCGCTCGGCTTTCTGCTGTATTTCGACCTCCTCGAGCGCCTCGGTGCCGTCGAGATCAACATGGTCTCGTACGTCGCACCGGTTTTCGCTGCACTGATCGGCTGGCTCTATCTGGGCGAGGTCATCGACGTGACGACCGCCGTCGGCTTCGGATTCATCGCCGTCGGCTTCGTCCTCGTCAAGCGTGATGCACTGCGTAAGGAGTTCAGTCACCTCAGACGACGTCCATCGGAGGAGTAA
- a CDS encoding CDC48 family AAA ATPase codes for MNEVQLEVAKAYPNDSGRGIARLDPDTLLHLKLSPGDIIEIEGADTTAAKVWRADRQDWNTDTVRIDGFTRQNADVGIGERVTIRKAEATKADKLVLAPPEEASVQFGSDAAGMVKRQILKRPVVGRDIVPVMSSTNHPFMRSPGQAIPLIAVETEPEGVVLITEDTDVELREEPISGFEKTGGGITYEDIGGLQGEIQRVREMVELPMKHPQIFKKLGIEPPQGVLLHGPPGTGKTLLAKAVANETSASFFSIAGPEIISKYYGESEQQLREIFEDASEESPSIIFIDELDSIAPKREDVTGEVERRVVAQLLTMMDGLEARGQVIVIAATNRVDSVDPALRRPGRFDREIEIGVPDEVGREEILQIHTRGMPLSDDVNLSHLADETHGFVGADIESLTKEAAMKALRRYLPEIDLDEEDIPPSLIDRMIVKRQDFRGALNEVEPSAMREVLVELPKISWDDVGGLHDAKEQVQESVEWPLNNPERFSRLGVDPPSGVLLYGPPGTGKTLMAKAVANETNANFISVRGPQLLSKWVGESEKAIRQTFRKARQVSPTVIFFDELDALAPGRGGEVGSNVSERVVNQLLTELDGLEEMENVMVIGATNRPDMIDPALLRSGRFDRLVMIGEPDVDGRERILDIHTEDTPLAADVTLREIAEITDGYVGSDLESIAREAAIEALREDHEADIVEMRHFRQAMENVRPTITDDILEYYEQIEEEFKGGSSGPDPTGRRGSRIGFQ; via the coding sequence ATGAATGAAGTTCAACTGGAGGTTGCGAAGGCATACCCGAACGACTCGGGTCGTGGTATCGCCCGACTCGATCCGGACACACTGTTGCATCTGAAGCTGAGTCCGGGCGACATCATCGAAATCGAAGGCGCAGACACCACCGCCGCGAAGGTGTGGCGCGCCGACCGGCAGGACTGGAACACGGATACGGTCCGTATCGACGGCTTCACTCGGCAGAACGCCGACGTGGGGATCGGCGAGCGGGTGACGATCCGGAAAGCCGAAGCGACGAAGGCGGACAAACTCGTCCTCGCTCCGCCGGAGGAGGCGTCGGTCCAGTTCGGCTCCGACGCGGCTGGCATGGTCAAACGCCAGATCTTGAAACGGCCGGTCGTCGGCCGCGATATCGTTCCCGTGATGAGCTCGACGAACCATCCGTTCATGCGCTCGCCGGGGCAAGCGATTCCGCTCATCGCCGTCGAAACCGAACCCGAAGGCGTCGTCCTCATCACCGAGGACACCGACGTCGAACTCCGCGAGGAGCCGATCAGCGGCTTCGAGAAGACCGGTGGCGGGATCACCTACGAGGACATCGGTGGCCTCCAAGGGGAGATCCAACGCGTGCGGGAGATGGTCGAACTCCCGATGAAACACCCACAGATCTTCAAGAAGCTGGGGATCGAGCCGCCACAGGGTGTCTTGCTCCACGGCCCGCCCGGCACGGGGAAGACGCTGCTCGCCAAAGCCGTCGCCAACGAGACCTCCGCGAGTTTCTTCTCTATCGCGGGGCCGGAGATCATCTCCAAATACTACGGCGAGTCCGAACAGCAACTCCGAGAGATCTTCGAGGACGCGAGCGAGGAGTCGCCGTCGATCATCTTCATCGACGAACTCGATTCGATCGCACCGAAACGTGAAGACGTCACCGGCGAGGTCGAGCGCCGCGTCGTCGCCCAGCTGCTGACGATGATGGACGGCCTCGAGGCCCGCGGCCAGGTCATCGTCATCGCGGCGACCAACCGCGTCGATTCGGTCGACCCCGCGCTGCGTCGACCGGGCCGGTTCGACCGCGAGATCGAAATCGGCGTGCCAGACGAGGTGGGTCGCGAGGAGATCCTCCAGATCCACACCCGCGGGATGCCGCTTTCGGACGACGTCAACCTCAGTCACCTAGCCGACGAAACCCACGGCTTCGTTGGCGCCGACATCGAGTCGCTGACCAAAGAAGCCGCAATGAAGGCGCTGCGACGGTACTTACCGGAAATCGACCTCGACGAGGAGGACATCCCGCCGAGCCTGATCGACCGGATGATCGTCAAGCGCCAGGACTTCCGTGGCGCACTCAACGAGGTCGAACCCTCGGCGATGCGAGAGGTGCTCGTCGAGTTGCCGAAGATTTCCTGGGACGACGTTGGTGGCCTCCACGACGCCAAAGAGCAGGTCCAGGAGTCCGTCGAGTGGCCGCTGAACAACCCCGAGCGGTTCAGCCGGTTGGGCGTCGACCCGCCATCCGGCGTCTTGTTGTACGGTCCGCCCGGAACCGGGAAGACCCTCATGGCGAAAGCCGTCGCCAACGAGACTAACGCGAACTTCATCTCGGTGCGCGGCCCACAGCTGCTCAGCAAGTGGGTCGGCGAATCGGAGAAAGCCATCCGCCAGACCTTCCGCAAGGCGCGGCAGGTCTCGCCGACGGTGATCTTCTTCGACGAACTCGACGCGCTCGCACCCGGCCGAGGCGGCGAGGTTGGCTCGAACGTCTCCGAACGGGTCGTCAACCAGCTGCTGACCGAACTCGACGGGTTAGAGGAGATGGAGAACGTGATGGTCATCGGCGCGACGAACCGGCCGGACATGATCGACCCCGCACTGCTGCGCTCGGGTCGATTCGATCGACTCGTCATGATCGGCGAACCCGACGTCGACGGCCGCGAGCGCATCCTCGATATCCACACGGAGGACACGCCGCTGGCCGCCGACGTCACGCTCCGTGAGATCGCCGAGATCACGGACGGCTACGTCGGCAGCGACCTCGAGTCGATCGCCCGCGAGGCGGCGATCGAGGCGCTGCGAGAGGATCACGAGGCCGACATCGTCGAGATGCGTCACTTCCGACAGGCCATGGAGAACGTCCGACCGACGATCACCGACGACATCCTCGAGTACTACGAGCAGATCGAAGAGGAGTTCAAAGGTGGCTCGAGCGGGCCGGATCCGACGGGACGTCGCGGCAGCCGAATCGGCTTCCAGTGA